The DNA region ACCTCGACGATCCCTCCCCCGCGCCGCCGATGACGCCGGAGCAGTTCCTGCACGAGATCGGCGGCTGGCTGGCGGCGGAGCCGTCCACTGTGGACACGGCGACGATGCGGGTGGTGCGGGACCGGGTGGTCGGCACCGGCTGAAGGGGACTTTCCCCTCGTGTCACGCGACGAAGGGCCCTTTCCCCGCATCGCATGCGGGGAAAGGGCCCTTCAGCAGCTTGAGCTACCGGCCCGAGCGCTCCTTCTTGGCACGCGCGGACCGGGTGCAGACCTCACCGACGTCGACCGTCTGGCCGCGGTCGATGTAGACGTCCGCCAGCCCGACGAGCTGGCCCCTCGGCGACGTACAGGTCAGCTGGTACGCCTCCTTGGGACCGTAGGTCGGCGGGATCGGCGACTGGAACGACACACCGCCGGTCCAGTCGTCCACAGTGGACGGGTTTGCCTGCGAGTAGTTGACCAGCACGGCCCGGTAGTCCCCGGCGGGCGGGTCGTACAGGATCGCGTGTTCCTCCGTGGTCGAACCGTTCGCCGACGAAGACACCATGTTGCCCGCGGAGTCGAAGACGTACAGGTCCCAGTCGGTGTCCTGGCTGGCCCACTTGACGTCGACGCTGAACTTCCCGTTGTCGACCTTGGGGAGCCCGTCCACGTGGAAGGTGAAGCTCTCCGAGGTCGGGTCCGTCGGGTAGTTCTGGTTGATCGCCGGGACCCCGGCCGGGTTCACGGCCTGGATCGCGGGCTGCGCCGGCCCCTGCGGCTCGCGGCCGTAACGGCCCGCGACGTAGGGACGGGTCGACGGGTTGATCGACCACGCGAACCGGCCACCGGTCGACGACAGCGACGAGTTCAGATCGTCGGTCACGTAGATCGGCGGCTTCGTCGAGCCGTCCGGCTGCACCACCGGGGAGGTCGGCGTCTGGAAGGTCTTGTGCAGCTTCAGCTGGTAGCCCTTCGGCGCGGTGCCGATCAGCGTCGAGTGCGCCGCCGGGTCCGCGGTGTTGGCCAGCATGTCGATGAACGCGGCCCGGTTGCCGCCCTTGCCGGCACCCGCCGCGGGGGCGACACCGGTGTACTCGGCGACGACACCGTCGGAGAACGGCGGGTGGAACTCGTTCGGGCCGACCTCGAAGGTGAAGCCCCAGCCACCGGTGGCCCAGTACGACCAGTCCTCGGTCGAGCCGGTCGTGTCGTAGAGCGCCCACGACGGCTGGCTGGTGTACCCGTTGCGCGAGGCCATCTTGTCGCCGAGCGCCTTGTACGCCGGCTCGTCGAGCGGCGGGCGGACGGCGGCGACACCCGGGACACGCAGCACCAGGTTCGAGAAGGTGTGCAGCGTGATCAGGTTGGTCACCTGGCGGTTCGACACGATCGAGCGGACGTTCTGCGTCTCGGGCTCGGAGAACGGTCCGGCACCGCGGAACGTGTCGCTGCGCCACAGCGTCGACGCGCCGGCGCCGCCCCAGAAGCCCGCGTAGTTGCGGTTCGGGTCGGTGCCGCGTTCACGGCCGCCGGGGTTGGCCTTGCAGACGCCGGTCGCGAACTCCTTGGGCGAGTCGTTGACGTTGCAGTTCTTGCGCTTCATTTCATAGTCGAAGCGCGAGAAGTCGCCCCTGGGCTCGGCCTCACGGGAGATTTCGAAGCCGTCGGGGTTGACGATCGGCACGATGATGTTGCGTGTCCGGCCGACCAGCCCGCGGATCTCGGCGTTGTTGCCGGTGTAGCCCTTGACCAGTTCGTAGGCCCATTCCATGGCGTGTTCGCCCGCCGGCCACTCACGGGCGTGGTGCACGCCCATGGTGAAGTTGACGGGTTTGCCGTCGGCGATGTTCTTGACGTCGGTCGCGATCTCGAGACCGACGACGTCACGACCTTCCCAGGTCGGCTGCGGCAGCGTGAACGCCGTGACGAGCCGGGGGTTCTTGCGGGCCAGTTCCTTGACCTCGAACTGGTAGTCGTAGAGATGCCGGTAGCTCGTGCGCCCGGACGGCAGGGTGGAGCCCGGCGTCTTCGCGGCGTACTCGCGGTCGGTCTTGGCGTTCTGGATCGACCGCGCCGAAAGGTCGCCGTCGACCACCTTCGCCTTGAAGCCGTTGTCCGCCAGCGTCTTGCGGTCGGCGTCGTTGGCGAGGACGACCTCGACGCCGGTGGCGTCGGCCTTCTCCGTGACGTCCAGCCCGAGCCGGAGGAGCTTGTCCTTGTCCTGCTTGGCGGGCGTCTCGACCCGGACCAGCTCGGCGCGCTGCGGCGCGGGCGCGGCGCCGGTCGGGGTCCCCTGCGGGGTGAGCGCGAGGAAGTCGACACCCAGTACCGCGTCGCGTGT from Amycolatopsis sp. EV170708-02-1 includes:
- a CDS encoding M14 family zinc carboxypeptidase is translated as MGYSPNRRRAGWTAATLVLAGTFVALPSATTAGAADNVVRADQAVPRSCFAALQKPGASGTDRREFTSTVDGLLQARLAPRGGNEGDWDLAVFDKATGAVVAASAALRTHELAEGFVKKDQKLVVQTCRYDGRTRDAVLGVDFLALTPQGTPTGAAPAPQRAELVRVETPAKQDKDKLLRLGLDVTEKADATGVEVVLANDADRKTLADNGFKAKVVDGDLSARSIQNAKTDREYAAKTPGSTLPSGRTSYRHLYDYQFEVKELARKNPRLVTAFTLPQPTWEGRDVVGLEIATDVKNIADGKPVNFTMGVHHAREWPAGEHAMEWAYELVKGYTGNNAEIRGLVGRTRNIIVPIVNPDGFEISREAEPRGDFSRFDYEMKRKNCNVNDSPKEFATGVCKANPGGRERGTDPNRNYAGFWGGAGASTLWRSDTFRGAGPFSEPETQNVRSIVSNRQVTNLITLHTFSNLVLRVPGVAAVRPPLDEPAYKALGDKMASRNGYTSQPSWALYDTTGSTEDWSYWATGGWGFTFEVGPNEFHPPFSDGVVAEYTGVAPAAGAGKGGNRAAFIDMLANTADPAAHSTLIGTAPKGYQLKLHKTFQTPTSPVVQPDGSTKPPIYVTDDLNSSLSSTGGRFAWSINPSTRPYVAGRYGREPQGPAQPAIQAVNPAGVPAINQNYPTDPTSESFTFHVDGLPKVDNGKFSVDVKWASQDTDWDLYVFDSAGNMVSSSANGSTTEEHAILYDPPAGDYRAVLVNYSQANPSTVDDWTGGVSFQSPIPPTYGPKEAYQLTCTSPRGQLVGLADVYIDRGQTVDVGEVCTRSARAKKERSGR